A stretch of Geomonas oryzisoli DNA encodes these proteins:
- the msrA gene encoding peptide-methionine (S)-S-oxide reductase MsrA, with amino-acid sequence MKNHATDTTTETAIFAGGCFWCMEPVFDKMPGVLSVLPGYTGGTTPNPSYREVCEGETGHVEAVEIVFDPGRVSYRELLRVFWRNIDPTTKNRQFCDYGSQYQTAVFYLDEEQKREAEESRQEAEQSNRLGAAVVTQILPASEFYPAEEYHRQYYKKEPYHYQRYHEGCGRNWRLKELWGREPE; translated from the coding sequence ATGAAAAACCACGCCACCGACACCACCACCGAAACCGCCATCTTTGCCGGTGGCTGCTTCTGGTGCATGGAGCCGGTCTTCGACAAGATGCCGGGGGTGCTCTCGGTGCTCCCCGGCTATACCGGCGGCACCACGCCCAACCCCAGCTACCGGGAGGTCTGCGAGGGGGAGACCGGGCACGTCGAGGCGGTCGAGATCGTCTTCGACCCGGGGCGTGTCAGTTACCGCGAACTGCTGCGGGTGTTCTGGCGCAACATCGATCCCACCACCAAAAACCGCCAGTTTTGCGACTACGGCAGCCAGTACCAGACCGCCGTCTTTTATCTGGACGAGGAACAGAAGCGGGAAGCCGAGGAGAGCAGGCAGGAAGCGGAGCAGAGTAACCGTCTCGGTGCAGCCGTCGTCACGCAGATACTCCCCGCCTCCGAGTTCTACCCGGCGGAGGAGTACCACCGTCAGTACTACAAGAAGGAACCCTACCATTACCAGCGCTACCACGAGGGGTGCGGCCGCAACTGGAGATTGAAGGAGCTGTGGGGGCGGGAACCGGAGTAG
- a CDS encoding GspE/PulE family protein gives MQKKKMVTIKNVVQILLQRGLIDEKQSAELLAKGDAQAHRLAGAQQAGYSRRLQQTPEKPSPAEIIASMNLEVPDSGGRLLTEDAITEVLAAAVGLPYLKINPMKLDLDLVTAHISRPFALRHLIVPVGYADGVVTLAVADPFNDEVIDELKAVKRMEFRRVLASRNDILKILREFFGFRASVQAAESEVSTAVDLGNLEQFVRLKSGHEIEGTDRNIISAVDFLLQYAFDQRASDIHIEPKREKTLVRLRVDGVLHNVHVVPKPLHPPIVSRIKMLSRMDLAEKRRPQDGRIKTSHEGREVELRVSTLPVAFGEKVVIRIFDPDVLMQELDSIGFYPREYQLYSSFLRRPNGIILVTGPTGSGKTTTLYSSLRTLSSPEVNIVTVEDPIEMVMEEFNQVGVQSGIGVTFDKVLRNVLRQDPDIIMIGEIRDKETAENAVQAALTGHLVLSTLHTNDAPSSVTRLIDLGVPSFLISSTVIGIIAQRLLRRICPACKRESQLSAEELEYLGLKRPARVWSGEGCAECRGTGYKGRTGIFEVLDVNETIKGAISERVDLAGLQAAARKDGLVTLREQAVRKMLEGITTYEEVIAVTG, from the coding sequence ATGCAGAAAAAGAAGATGGTCACCATCAAGAACGTCGTGCAGATCCTTTTGCAGCGGGGACTGATCGACGAGAAGCAGTCCGCGGAGCTGCTTGCCAAGGGGGACGCGCAGGCCCACCGGCTGGCGGGCGCGCAGCAGGCAGGATATTCCCGGCGGCTGCAGCAGACCCCGGAAAAGCCCTCCCCCGCAGAGATCATCGCCTCGATGAACCTGGAGGTCCCCGATTCCGGCGGAAGGCTCCTCACCGAAGACGCCATCACCGAGGTGCTTGCCGCCGCAGTGGGGCTTCCCTACCTGAAGATCAACCCGATGAAGCTCGACCTCGACCTGGTCACTGCCCACATCTCCCGCCCCTTCGCACTGAGGCACCTGATCGTCCCGGTCGGATACGCGGACGGGGTGGTGACCCTCGCCGTCGCCGATCCTTTCAACGACGAGGTCATCGACGAGCTGAAGGCTGTGAAAAGGATGGAGTTTCGCCGGGTGCTCGCCTCGCGCAACGATATCCTGAAGATCCTGAGGGAGTTCTTCGGCTTCCGGGCCTCGGTGCAGGCCGCCGAGAGCGAGGTGTCCACGGCGGTGGACCTGGGGAACCTGGAGCAGTTCGTGCGCTTAAAGAGCGGGCACGAGATCGAAGGGACCGACCGCAACATCATCTCGGCGGTGGACTTCCTGCTGCAGTACGCCTTCGACCAGCGGGCGAGCGACATCCACATCGAGCCAAAGAGGGAGAAGACGCTGGTGCGCCTGCGGGTGGACGGGGTGCTGCACAACGTCCACGTGGTGCCCAAGCCGCTGCATCCCCCCATCGTGTCCCGGATCAAGATGCTCTCCCGCATGGACCTGGCCGAGAAGCGGCGTCCCCAGGACGGCAGGATCAAGACCAGCCATGAGGGGCGCGAAGTAGAGCTGCGCGTCTCAACCCTGCCGGTCGCCTTCGGGGAGAAGGTGGTGATCAGGATCTTCGACCCGGACGTGCTGATGCAGGAATTGGACTCGATCGGCTTCTATCCGCGCGAGTACCAGCTCTACAGTTCCTTCCTGCGCCGCCCCAACGGGATCATCCTGGTCACCGGCCCCACCGGCAGCGGCAAGACCACCACGCTCTACTCGTCGCTCAGGACGCTTTCCTCGCCCGAAGTCAACATCGTCACCGTCGAAGACCCCATCGAGATGGTGATGGAGGAGTTCAACCAGGTGGGGGTGCAAAGCGGCATCGGGGTGACCTTCGACAAGGTGCTCAGAAACGTGCTCCGCCAGGATCCCGACATCATCATGATCGGCGAGATCCGGGACAAGGAGACCGCCGAGAACGCGGTGCAGGCCGCCCTCACCGGGCACCTGGTCCTTTCCACGCTGCACACCAACGACGCCCCTTCCTCCGTGACGCGGTTGATCGACCTCGGTGTTCCCTCGTTTCTGATCTCCTCGACCGTGATCGGCATCATCGCACAGAGGCTGTTGCGCCGGATCTGTCCCGCCTGCAAACGGGAGAGCCAGTTGAGCGCCGAGGAGCTGGAGTACCTGGGATTGAAGCGGCCCGCCAGGGTCTGGTCCGGGGAGGGGTGCGCTGAATGTCGCGGCACCGGCTACAAGGGAAGGACCGGGATCTTCGAGGTGCTGGACGTGAACGAAACCATCAAGGGGGCCATCAGCGAGCGGGTCGACCTGGCCGGGTTGCAGGCAGCAGCCCGGAAAGACGGCCTTGTGACGCTGCGCGAACAGGCAGTGCGGAAGATGCTGGAAGGAATCACCACCTACGAGGAAGTCATCGCGGTCACAGGCTGA
- a CDS encoding phasin family protein has translation MFELFEKAVLTALGAAALTQKKGEELIQEMKSRYKISEEEGRAFLDRIQEMARTGQQKTAEVAEAEVKKALDRMGMVPREDFEKLERRVRALETLAAESVASQPEDECLG, from the coding sequence ATGTTCGAACTGTTCGAGAAGGCTGTGCTGACGGCGCTCGGCGCGGCGGCGCTCACCCAGAAAAAAGGGGAGGAGCTGATCCAGGAAATGAAGTCCCGCTACAAGATCAGCGAGGAGGAAGGACGCGCCTTTCTGGACCGGATCCAGGAGATGGCGCGCACGGGACAGCAAAAAACCGCCGAGGTGGCCGAAGCCGAGGTGAAGAAGGCGCTGGACCGTATGGGCATGGTGCCGCGCGAGGATTTCGAGAAACTGGAACGGCGCGTCAGGGCGCTCGAGACGCTTGCGGCGGAGAGCGTGGCCTCCCAGCCGGAGGATGAGTGCTTAGGATAG